The genomic window CTCCCATTCGATCAGCAGAAACAGCGCCGTTCCGATCAGAACCAACAGTCCCGTCACCGTCAGCACCAGTTTGGAATGAAGGCTGAGCCGCCGGGAGCGGCGGTATTGCATCAATTCGAGGAGCACGACAAACCCGAGGCTTCCGAGAAGCACCAGGGAAAGGACGACAAGATTGACCACCGGGTCCGCCGCATACAGGGTCAGGCTGCCGAACTTCCGCTCATCCCCGAACAGGTCGAATCCCGCGTTGTTGAAGGCGGATACCGCATGAAAAACGCTGTAATAGATTCCCTTTCCCCACCCCCATTCCGGAACCCACCGCAGAGCGAGGAGGAAGCTTCCGATTCCTTCGATCACCGCCGTGATGATGAGCACATACAAGACCAGCCGGACGATCCCCTCCAGGTTCAGCTGGTCCATCGCCTCCCGCAGGATGAGCCGTTCCTTCACGCTGATCCTTTTGCCCAGCAGGACGGCGATCAGGGTGGTGAAGGTCATCAATCCCAACCCGCCGATCTGGATCAAGACCAGGATCACCAGTTCGCCGAAGGTGCTGAAGGTGGTGGCGGTATCCCTCACCACCAGCCCCGTGACGCAGACGGCGGAAGTGGCGGTGAACAGGGCGTCGACCGGAGGAAGGGGCTCGCCGCTTTCCGTGGCGTAGGGCGTCATCAACAGGAGGGCGCCGATCAGGATGGTGAGGGCCGAACCGAACACCAGGATCTGCGACGGATTGTAACTCCGGGTTTTTGCCGAATCCATCAGTCCAGTTCCTTTCTCATTTCCGGGTTCCTGTGATATACTGATTTGGTAAACCGATCAAGAAGAACGAAGGAATTTCCCCGTCTCAGGGCGCGACGCCCGCTGATTTTACATTAAATTCCAAGTGATTCGGGATATGTGTGATTATACTATGGATTGAGCGGAAATTACAAGAAATCGGCCTTCGTGGGCTTTAAACGGGAGGATTCGCCATTATGAGCCGCAAAAAGGAACGGGTGGTCGTCGGGATGTCCGGCGGCGTGGACTCCTCCGTTGCCGCCCTGCTCCTCAAGGAACAGGGATATGAAGTGATCGGCCTTTTCATGAAAAACTGGGATGACTCCGATGAGACCGGCCACTGCACCGCCGCCGAGGATTTCGAGGACGTCCGGAGGGTCGCATCCCACCTCGGCATTCCCTACTACTCGGTCAACTTCGAAAAGGAGTACTCCGAACGCGTCTTTTCCCACTTCCTTGAGGAATACCGGCGAGGGCGGACGCCCAATCCGGACATCCTCTGCAACCGGGAGATCAAATTCGGCGAATTCCTGAACAAGGCTCTCCAGTTGGGGGCCGACCGCATCGCCACCGGACACTACGCCCGCCTGGCGGAGGAGGGCGGGGAATACCGACTGCTTCGCGGCGCCGATCCCGACAAGGATCAGAGCTATTTCCTCTACGCCCTGAATCAGGAGCAACTGTCCAAGGCGATCTTTCCCATCGGGCACCTGCGCAAGCGGGAAGTGCGGGAAATCGCCGAAAAGGCGGGTCTTCCGACGGCCAAGAAAAAGGACAGCACGGGCATCTGCTTCATCGGGGAACGCAATTTCAAGGAGTTCCTGAGCCAATACCTTCCCGCCCAGCCCGGAGAGATGCGGACCCTCTCCGGCGAGTACAAGGGGCGCCATGACGGGCTGATGTACTACACCCTGGGGCAGCGGCGCGGCCTGGGCATCGGCGGGTCCGGCACCGGGGAACCCTGGTTCGTGGTGGGAAAAGATCTGGAAAGGAACATCCTGTACGTGGAACAGGGGCGCGATCACCCCGCCCTCTATTCCGACGGGTTGATCGCCACCGACGTCCATTGGATCGGAAAGCGGCCGCCGGAATCCCCCTTCACCTGCACGGCCAAATTCCGTTACCGGCAGAAGGATCAGGAAGTGACCGTCTTCCCGTCGGCGGACCGCCGCTGGCTGGTCCGCTTTGCAAAGCCCCAGTGGGCGGTCACTCCGGGGCAGTCGGTGGTCTTCTACGACGGGGAGGTCTGCCTGGGCGGCGGAATCATCGACCAGACCTTCAAGGGGGAAAAGCCGGAACCGGCAAAGACGACTCCTCTGCTCCAGGAAAGCAAATAAAGAGGGTTTCCAAAAGAAAAAAGGCGACGCCGCAGGAGGCTGTCGCCTTTTTTGTGCACCGCCAAACCGCGATCAAAGGTTATTTCACCCGGAAATGGTAGGGAATCCGGATCGACTTGCCGTCTTTGGCCTGGATCACGATATAGCCCTGGACGTCCTGACCCGCCTGTTTCCCCTTCGTCAGCGGCGTGACGGTGAACTGGGCGGTCTTTCCGCGTTGGACCGGCAAGGTCTTCTTGCTCACCTGCACGTTCTTGCTGTCGGCCGAAATCCGGTACACCTGGTTGGAACCGGTCGTGTTCTTCAGGGTCACCTGGAGGGCGACCTCCGCGTCTTTCTTTCCTTTCCCCTTGCCTTTTCCCTTCTCGGGCTTCAGGGGAACCTCCTTGAAGCTGAGGCTGGCGGGATCGGCCATGGCCACCGGCTTCAGCGCGGCTCCCACATCGATGATCCCGGCCCCCACTTCCAGGGGCAGCGGATCGCTGGCGGGATCCTTGGCGGTTCCCATCAGCGCCGCCTTGATCTCCCGCGGCGTCCAGTCGGGGTGCGCCTGCTTCAGCAGCGCCGCCGCGCCGGCCACGTGGGGGGTCGCCATGGACGTCCCGTTGTAGGAAGCGAGCTCCCCGCCCGGCACGCTGGAGTATACGTTGACACCCACCGCCGCCACGTCGGGCTTCAGGGTCATGTTCACCGTCGGACCCCGGGAGGAGAACTGGGCGATGAGCCGGTCGTTGTCGGTCTCAAACTCCTCCACCTGCCGGGGTTCCAACACCGCCGAGGCGTTTTGCGCCTCCAGGATCGCCTGTCCGTCTTCCATCGACACCATCACCACGGGGATGGTGACGATCTCTTCCACCAGCATCGCCGTCGGATCGCCGGGGCTGTTGTTGATGAGGATCACCCCGACGGCCCCCTTTTGCTGAGCGGCCAAGGCCTTTTCGGTGAAGGTGCAATCCCCCCGGTGGATCACGGCAATCTTCCCGGTGAGATCGCCGGCGATGCCGCTGCAGGCCTTACCGTCACCGTCCGGCACCACGGCCAGGGGGGCCTCCACCCGCGATGTGACCTGACCGCCCGGATCGGAAGTTCCCGCCGGCAGGGTCTTTTCCTCGCCGTCCAGGTTGACGGTGATCGGGAAGCCGAAGAAGTGTTTGTTGGAAACGGCCGCCACCGTAATGGCCTCATCCGCCGTTCCGGGAGACGCCACCGTCTGAGGTCCGGGACCTTCGTTGCCGGCGGCGATCACCATCGTCATTCCGGCGTCACTGGCCGCATTCACCACTTCCGCCAGCAGGTCGAAGCCGGGTTCCGCCGTGCCGCCCAGGCTCAAGTTGGCCACATCCATCCCGTCCCGGACGGCATCCTCCACGGCCTTGGCGATGTAGATGCTTTCCGCGGAACAGTCCTCACAGGGGAAGACGTTGTAGTTCCCGAGGTACGCCTTGGGAGCCACGCCGCTCAGGGGGCTCTTCGCCCGGCCCTGGGGATCGACATATCCCGACACACCGGCGATGGTCCCCGCCACGTGGGTTCCGTGGCCGTTCAGGTCCTCGGGGGTGGGATCATCGGGTGTTCCCTTCACATCCGGGGAATACACCCGCGCGACGATCACCTTGTTGCTGGTGAACCGCTCGTCCCCCTTCGGGTAACCTTCCGGAACCGGCAGCGAAGGATCCTTCAGGAAGGGATGGTCGGGATCGATCCCGGTGTCGATCACCGCCACCTTGACTCCGGAACCGTTGTAACCCGCCTTCCACGCGGGGGCGTCGTTGATGATGCCGTGGCTGGCGTTCATCGCCGGCCGATAGGAGATGCTCTTCACCACTTTTTTGACGCCGGGCCCCTTGGCCAGCTTCTTGGCCGTCTCCTTGTCCGCCTTGACGGCCAGCCCGTTCATCGTCAGCTGGTACTCCAACACCACCTTGGCCTTCGGGGCGTTTTTCTTCATCCAACTCTTGAGATCCTGACGCTCCTCCTCCAAATGCTTCGCATAAGAACGGGTGGCCGCCGATTGGACGTTCAGCTTTTTCCCTTCCTCGGGCCGGGTGGCTTTCAGGCCCTCGATGCCCCCCTCATAGGAGGCCACAGGGGGAGATTCCAGCTGGACGTAGTAATAGTCCTCTCCGCCGCTGTCCCCCTTTTCCGGGGCGTCCGCCGGATTCACCCGGGCGAGCGCAGGCGACGCCATTCCCGAAAAAGCGATAAGTACCGACAAACACAGGACGACCAACAGCTGGAAATGTCGACGCATCCATGCCCCTCCCCGAATATTGGAAACTCTTGTGCCTTACGAAATCCTTCATACGACATAAAGATGAAAAATTCCTCCTTGAAAAAATAAAACGAATCATCCCCCGGCGGCATCGCGGGGTTTTACGCCCTTTGCCTTTCGCGCCCTTTTATGGTACATTGGTTATACCATACAGGGGTATAGTATTTTTCGCATAACAATTTCGGATAACAATGGGATCCTTTAGGGATTCTGAAAATAAACCGTTCCTGGAGAGGTGAAGGATGCAGGTCGACAAAGGCGATTTGCTGAGGCGGCTCAGGAAGATCGAAGGTCAGGTGCGGGGCGTGCAGAGGATGATCGAGGAAGACCGGTACTGCATGGACATTCTCGTTCAGCTGGCCGCGATCAAGTCGGCGACCCACAACATCGGCCTGGCGATCCTGGAGGGTCACACCAAGCGCTGTGTCAGCAATGCGATCCGCTCAGGGGACGGCGAACAGGCGATCAACGAGATGATGGAGGTCTTGCGTTCCTTCGTCAAATAGGGGGGACATGAGGTGGCCGACAAGCGATTGACGATGGAGATCAAGGGGATGACCTGCGCCGCCTGCGCGAGCCGGATTGAAAAGGGGCTCCGACGGATGGCGGGCGTGGTGGATGCCCAGGTCAATCTGGCGCGGGAGAGGGCGTCGGTGGTCTACGACGACGATCGGTTGTCGCCGGTCGAGGTGGCCGACAAGATCCGCGACCTGGGATACGACGTGGTGACGGAAAAGGCGGAACTGGACATCCGCGGCATGACCTGCGCCGCCTGCGCCCGCCGCATCGAAAAGGGCCTGGCCCGGCTGGAGGGGGTGATCCGCGCCGACGTCAACCTGGCGACGGAGCGGGGTACGGTGGAATACTACCCGGCGGCCTTGGACGTGGCGGAAATCGTGAAAAAGGTGAAGGATCTCGGCTATGACGCCTCCCCCCGGAAAGACCGGGCAAACCTTCGGGAGGCGGAAATCCGCGTCCAGAAGCGGCGCTTTCTCATCGCCGCCTTCCTGTCGGCGCCCCTTCTCTGGAGCATGCTTCACATGGGGGGCCCCCTCTCCGTCCTGGTCCCCGATCTCCTGATGAACGGCTACGTCCAGTGGCTGCTGGCGACGCCGGTCCAGTTTTACGCGGGGTGGCCCTTCTACCGCGGCGCCTACAAGAACCTGAAAAACGGATCGGCCAATATGGACGTCCTGGTGGCCCTGGGCACCTCCGCCGCCTACTTTTACAGCCTGTACCTCCTCCTGACCGGCGGAGACGCCTTTTACTTCGAAACCTCGGCGATCATCATCACCCTGATCCTGCTGGGCAAGCTCCTGGAAGCCGTCGCCAAGGGGAGGACGTCCGAGGCGATTCAAAAGCTGATGGGGCTGCGCGCCAAGACGGCCGTGGTGATCCGGGACGGGCGCGAAAGGGAGATCCCGGTGGAGGAGGTGGAGAAGGGCGACCTGATCCGCGTCCGCCCCGGGGAAAAGATCCCCGTCGACGGAGTGGTGGTGGAAGGCCGCTCCGCCGTCGATGAATCGATGCTGACGGGGGAAAGCATCCCCGTGGACAAACAGCCCGGGGACGAGGTGATCGGAGCGACGATCAACAAACACGGCACCCTCACCTTCCGGGCGACCAAGGTGGGCAAGGAGACGGCCCTGGCCCAGATCATCCGCGTCGTGGAGGAAGCGCAGGGAGCCAAGGCGCCGATCCAGCGGTTGGCCGACCGCATCTCCGGAGTGTTTGTTCCGGTGGTGGTGCTGATCGCGATCGGAACCTTCCTCCTGTGGTATCTTGCCCTGGACCCGGGCAACATCGAACGGGCGATCCTCAACCTGACCGCCGTCCTGGTCATCGCCTGCCCCTGTGCCCTGGGGCTTGCCACCCCCACTTCGATCATGGTGGGAACCGGCAAGGGGGCCGAGGTCGGAATCCTGTTCAAGGGCGGTCAGCATGTGGAAAACGCGCACCGGATCGACACCGTCGTCCTGGATAAGACGGGGACGATCACCAAAGGGGAACCGGAAATGACCGACGTCCGCCCCCTTGGAAATCGAACGGAAGAGGAGCTCCTGCGCCTGGCCGCATCGGCGGAAAAACCGTCGGAACACCCCCTGGCCCAGGCGATCGTTCGCGGCGCCCGGGAGCGGGGCATCGAACCGACGGCCGCCGA from Planifilum fulgidum includes these protein-coding regions:
- a CDS encoding TrkH family potassium uptake protein — protein: MDSAKTRSYNPSQILVFGSALTILIGALLLMTPYATESGEPLPPVDALFTATSAVCVTGLVVRDTATTFSTFGELVILVLIQIGGLGLMTFTTLIAVLLGKRISVKERLILREAMDQLNLEGIVRLVLYVLIITAVIEGIGSFLLALRWVPEWGWGKGIYYSVFHAVSAFNNAGFDLFGDERKFGSLTLYAADPVVNLVVLSLVLLGSLGFVVLLELMQYRRSRRLSLHSKLVLTVTGLLVLIGTALFLLIEWENPDTLGPFPAPVKVLAGLFLAAASRTSGFLTLDASSLHPPTQFLMILLMFVGGAPNSTAGGIKVTTFAVILLAVWGMIRGRDDVVVFRRRIPHRQVYKALTVTVMSLTLVVVVTVLLLVSGYHHAHFLGLLYEASSAFAINGSSLGLTSRLTTLEKTLLILTMFAGRLGPVTLVYAISRRMTKPPYRYPEEQPLIG
- the mnmA gene encoding tRNA 2-thiouridine(34) synthase MnmA; amino-acid sequence: MSRKKERVVVGMSGGVDSSVAALLLKEQGYEVIGLFMKNWDDSDETGHCTAAEDFEDVRRVASHLGIPYYSVNFEKEYSERVFSHFLEEYRRGRTPNPDILCNREIKFGEFLNKALQLGADRIATGHYARLAEEGGEYRLLRGADPDKDQSYFLYALNQEQLSKAIFPIGHLRKREVREIAEKAGLPTAKKKDSTGICFIGERNFKEFLSQYLPAQPGEMRTLSGEYKGRHDGLMYYTLGQRRGLGIGGSGTGEPWFVVGKDLERNILYVEQGRDHPALYSDGLIATDVHWIGKRPPESPFTCTAKFRYRQKDQEVTVFPSADRRWLVRFAKPQWAVTPGQSVVFYDGEVCLGGGIIDQTFKGEKPEPAKTTPLLQESK
- a CDS encoding S8 family serine peptidase, whose amino-acid sequence is MRRHFQLLVVLCLSVLIAFSGMASPALARVNPADAPEKGDSGGEDYYYVQLESPPVASYEGGIEGLKATRPEEGKKLNVQSAATRSYAKHLEEERQDLKSWMKKNAPKAKVVLEYQLTMNGLAVKADKETAKKLAKGPGVKKVVKSISYRPAMNASHGIINDAPAWKAGYNGSGVKVAVIDTGIDPDHPFLKDPSLPVPEGYPKGDERFTSNKVIVARVYSPDVKGTPDDPTPEDLNGHGTHVAGTIAGVSGYVDPQGRAKSPLSGVAPKAYLGNYNVFPCEDCSAESIYIAKAVEDAVRDGMDVANLSLGGTAEPGFDLLAEVVNAASDAGMTMVIAAGNEGPGPQTVASPGTADEAITVAAVSNKHFFGFPITVNLDGEEKTLPAGTSDPGGQVTSRVEAPLAVVPDGDGKACSGIAGDLTGKIAVIHRGDCTFTEKALAAQQKGAVGVILINNSPGDPTAMLVEEIVTIPVVMVSMEDGQAILEAQNASAVLEPRQVEEFETDNDRLIAQFSSRGPTVNMTLKPDVAAVGVNVYSSVPGGELASYNGTSMATPHVAGAAALLKQAHPDWTPREIKAALMGTAKDPASDPLPLEVGAGIIDVGAALKPVAMADPASLSFKEVPLKPEKGKGKGKGKKDAEVALQVTLKNTTGSNQVYRISADSKNVQVSKKTLPVQRGKTAQFTVTPLTKGKQAGQDVQGYIVIQAKDGKSIRIPYHFRVK
- a CDS encoding metal-sensitive transcriptional regulator, whose amino-acid sequence is MQVDKGDLLRRLRKIEGQVRGVQRMIEEDRYCMDILVQLAAIKSATHNIGLAILEGHTKRCVSNAIRSGDGEQAINEMMEVLRSFVK
- a CDS encoding heavy metal translocating P-type ATPase; the encoded protein is MEIKGMTCAACASRIEKGLRRMAGVVDAQVNLARERASVVYDDDRLSPVEVADKIRDLGYDVVTEKAELDIRGMTCAACARRIEKGLARLEGVIRADVNLATERGTVEYYPAALDVAEIVKKVKDLGYDASPRKDRANLREAEIRVQKRRFLIAAFLSAPLLWSMLHMGGPLSVLVPDLLMNGYVQWLLATPVQFYAGWPFYRGAYKNLKNGSANMDVLVALGTSAAYFYSLYLLLTGGDAFYFETSAIIITLILLGKLLEAVAKGRTSEAIQKLMGLRAKTAVVIRDGREREIPVEEVEKGDLIRVRPGEKIPVDGVVVEGRSAVDESMLTGESIPVDKQPGDEVIGATINKHGTLTFRATKVGKETALAQIIRVVEEAQGAKAPIQRLADRISGVFVPVVVLIAIGTFLLWYLALDPGNIERAILNLTAVLVIACPCALGLATPTSIMVGTGKGAEVGILFKGGQHVENAHRIDTVVLDKTGTITKGEPEMTDVRPLGNRTEEELLRLAASAEKPSEHPLAQAIVRGARERGIEPTAAENFQAVPGKGIEAVVDGRRVLIGTRKWLEENGVDTAAAETAMETLEEQGKTVMLVAADGKPAGWIAVADTVKPTSADAIRELKRMGLQVWMLTGDNERTARAIARQAGIEHIRAEVMPGDKAEEVKRLQAEGRKVAMVGDGINDAPALAVADIGMAIGTGTDVAIETADVTLMRGDLRAIPAAIRLSRLTMRNIKQNLFWAFFYNAVGIPVAAAGYLAPWLAAAAMAFSSVSVVSNSLRLKRVKI